In Phocoena phocoena chromosome 3, mPhoPho1.1, whole genome shotgun sequence, the DNA window aGAAAGCATCTACATGGAGCAGCATTCAGACCTATATAGAAGTCATAGCATTCTATATAGGaccaaaaaggaaataacattaaACACTTAAACAGACTTTGTTGGGTAGAAATACCTTTAGATCTTGCATTGACTTCCAAAAAGAAAATGCCACAGAAGTTTGCTGAAAACTTTTGTTGTTTGAATTTTCTCTGTCAGTGTATTTAGCCCAAATAGAACAGCTTTGGGTTAACACATACGTaagaatcaaaaaaacaaagctaactAAATAAATCAGTCTGGTTTGCCAATCCAGCTTGACTGAAATAAGTAAACTAATCACTTGCAACATGAAAAACTGTTCAACTCCTCTAAGGTTTTGACAAAATAACCTTGGCTGATGTGGGAAGACTCCCACTTTGATTTCTGACCTGACAGTGAAGATtcatgcttgacatgatttcataCCTGACAGTGTCTGTTTAAGGAGCTGTGGTACAGTCTGCTAATTCAATCCCAGATACCTGTTGATTACCTGTGAGATCTAGAGTCCAAAGTAGCCAGCAGCTGTATCCCTGAGTGCTCTGTGCCCATCAGATCTCTTAAAGTAAGCAGGGTTGGGACAGGTCACAGCTCTGATGAGTGACCTCAGGTGCTGTGGACAGCCCCAGATTTAAGACTTGTATCTGCTTTCTTGGGAGTCATCACTGAACTAATGTCCCACATGGTGTTACTTACTGTAGATGCTCTCTCTTggaggaggcccagagcacaCATCCTAATTGCTTGTGGTACTCAGAGAGGGGGTGCTAACTCTGATGCCCTGGCCAAATTCCAGTTTagggatgtgggtcttcttgcTATTCTAATCGGAAACATGCATCGCTTCCCATTTTCCCTGTTGATCTCAGTGCAAACTGCACTAGTATATTTCTTTGCCCCGACCCCAAGTCTCTAAGATGCTGGTGTGTATTATATAGGCCAAGTTCATGCCTTATTCTAATGCTGGAAAGTTGAGGAATGAGTGAGCTTGGTGTCACAGTGCCCTGTAGTTGGAAGGTAAACTCTTGTGGTGTTTTAGGGATGAAGCTGGCCCTCTTCTTAGCATAAGTTGGGGAATGTGCCCTGGCCGGAGGCTTCCAGCCATGAGGTGTGAACTGAAAcctattttccctcttttcttataGCATGTTGAGAAAATCTGTTGGGTTTTTAGCAGTCAGGGAAGGCCGGAGTTCTGCAGCTTTAATCTGGGTAACTGAGGCTAGTTTGAGCAAGTCTTTGGTTAATTAACTAGGTTCTCAGATGCCACAGACTCCGTGAAAAGTCACCATTATTTTCAATGGTTGTGATAGAATTTCCCCCAGTAGCCattattttaagattatattGCAGAGTTGCTTTATTTGAGCTTTTCATGTATACACAATcccaaactggaagaaataataattaaaaaaaggaatcctGCTGTGAAAGGTATATATTACTCTAGATTTTTCTTACTGTAAATATTGTAAGATTGTAATACTGTCGATATTTTATTAACCAACAAATGTTAATCTATGTGAATTCAGACTTATTTTAAATGTGCTTCTTATTTACTGTGTGTGGTCCCTGTTGCTGACAGTATTAAGTTATATTCTGATGTAAGATTAACTTTATTAAAGAATGTAAACATTGTTTCCTTATGGGAAAACaaataaagtataaagaagacaattcttttcattaaaatatactgTGTATTTACACTTGCTagacccagcaccacttataaaTTTAGTACACTGTTCAAAATTTTAGTTAACACAGCTGACATGGATGTGCTCTGTTTGAAAGTCTAAGAGTAGGTATTGTTGGAATATGAACAGTTTGTATTTGTCTGCTGTGAATCATAATCTTGAAATTTCTAATCGagtttgtaaaatttttatagtaaaacattttaatgacaatttaaaaatttatcttctcTAAAGAATGGTCAAAACAATATCCTTTCAGAAATAGAATTGTTCTTTATTATCCTTCCAAAATGATTTTGGTTAAATGGACCAGATGTATGTTAGTTAAAATTGAAGACAAAGTTGTAATATTCTTTGAGTTTACAAGTTAATCCTTATTGGAGATGTGCCAATTATACAGTAGAATATCATTAATTTGCACTGTTTGGGGACCCCATTAAGAATGCTGAATTTTTCCAACTAAGAAGTAAgcaaatgcaatttaaaaagtaaatttgagCATTCTgtattaaatatgtgcagttattATCACATGAAGAAGCTCAGTGTGTCGGGCTGTAATATAACCATACTTGCTGTCATGTTCTCCCATCTCAGTGCTGGGAACTCACCATGTGGAAACCAAGCAAATGTGTTGTGCATCAGCCGGCTTGAGTTTGTTCAATATCAAAGCTGAAACTAGCGAGGTCTGCTGTACTGCTTATTGAAGTATTGTGATTCTTTTAGGCATTGATTCTTACAAAATATATACTGTAACAGTATACTTTGtacagatttaaattttatttgaaaaaaatgaaataaagtaggcaaaaaaataaagatgtttatttttcatgtgaCTATATAAACAGATCAGTCTTTTGTTTCAGTGCCTTTGGTGGGGGTGGTTATGGTTGCTCTTGGAAtttgtggggggggaggggggatagaAACCATTTTAAGGATTCAGCAGCAGGTATACTTGCCTAATCATTAACttgctgtaaggattaagtgGGCTGCCTCACACTGGAAAActgtattctattttattttaaaacaaatttaattttagagTTTTTATGTGAATGGCTTCCCCATCTtgcttcttgagtcagttttttaaattctctggTGGTGTGACGGTTAACCAAGCTATCACaattgaagagaaagagaaacttttCCCATAGATCATGTCCCTTTTCCATAGaaggctttttgttttctgtcgTTTTAAATTTGAAGTTGGTTTGGGTTACAAAAGAGTCATGACAAAAGATGAAGAGAATCCTCTGCAGAAAATAGCAGTTGTGCTTGAAAATAAGATCCTTTCAAAAATGCTCTTCTAGTGAGTGGAGTGGTAGACAGTGAATGAAGTTACCAATAAAAATGTGGCACAGGAGTGATCCTTCAGAATAGTTTTAATGGGACCTTCTCAGAGAAGATTAGATTATCTGACCAAAAAGAACCATCCCATTTATGGCCTCTGACTCAAAAAGCAACAGTGGCTTCAGGTGTATGGTATTTTCCTCAACCTTTAGAAATGGAGTTGGAAGTTTTATTTGTGCTTTCTcctcattttatcttttctgatGCTTTCACTTACTTTTAGGCTGGATATGAGGTTTAGAACAAGCAGTTGCAGGAACAACGTTCCTGCAAAAGTCACACTATAGaaaattttttcattgttatttaaatGTGTATGACAGTAGTTATACTCTAAAAACTGCTGCGTGGCCATAGAAATATCTCAAGTTCGCAGTAGCAcagtttcaggcttccctgggtaAATTCCAAGAaagttttgttgttgtcgt includes these proteins:
- the IGIP gene encoding IgA-inducing protein homolog; translated protein: MCSYYHMKKLSVSGCNITILAVMFSHLSAGNSPCGNQANVLCISRLEFVQYQS